From a single Parambassis ranga chromosome 2, fParRan2.1, whole genome shotgun sequence genomic region:
- the LOC114444611 gene encoding protein Wnt-16-like, which produces MEGRSCGVRHMCALTLLLVSVCPLCCRASWMWLGVTSAGMLEKLGCVNLPLSPRQRELCRRKPFLLPSIQDGARLAVAACQSQFRHERWNCSTTKEPPVFGHELTSGV; this is translated from the exons ATGGAGGGCCGGAGCTGTGGAGTCCGTCACATGTGCGCTCTGACTCTGCTGCTGGTCTCCGTGTGTCCGCTGTGCTGCAGAGCCAGCTGGAT GTGGCTGGGTGTGACCTCGGCGGGGATGCTGGAGAAGCTCGGCTGCGTCAACCTGCCCCTGAGTCCCAGACAGCGCGAGCTATGTCGGAGGAAGCCCTTCCTGCTGCCCAGCATCCAGGACGGCGCGCGGCTGGCCGTGGCCGCGTGTCAGAGCCAGTTCAGGCACGAGCGCTGGAACTGTTCCACCACGAAGGAGCCGCCGGTTTTCGGACACGAGCTGACGAGCG GTGtgtaa